A section of the Chitinophagaceae bacterium genome encodes:
- the lptB gene encoding LPS export ABC transporter ATP-binding protein: protein MMVLRAENLLKKYRSRLVVNMVSLQVSQGEIVGLLGPNGAGKTTTFYMIVGLIKPNRGEIFLDTEDITHIPMYKRAQKGIGYLAQEASVFRQMSVEDNIMAILEMKNYSSLERKEKLEALLTEFSLTHVRKNLGMVLSGGERRRTEIARALAANPSFILLDEPFAGVDPIAVEEIQSLVAKLRKKNIGILITDHNVNETLSITDRAYLMFEGKLLKQGTAEELAADEQVKKLYLGTHFELKRKIFL, encoded by the coding sequence ATAATGGTATTAAGAGCAGAAAATCTTTTGAAGAAATATAGGTCAAGATTAGTGGTAAATATGGTTTCGCTCCAAGTTTCTCAGGGAGAGATAGTAGGATTATTAGGTCCAAATGGTGCGGGAAAAACGACGACGTTTTATATGATTGTGGGATTAATAAAACCTAATAGAGGGGAAATTTTTTTAGATACCGAAGACATAACACATATTCCTATGTATAAAAGGGCTCAAAAAGGAATAGGGTATTTAGCCCAAGAAGCTTCTGTTTTTAGGCAGATGAGTGTGGAAGATAATATAATGGCGATATTAGAAATGAAAAATTATTCATCTTTAGAAAGGAAAGAAAAATTAGAGGCACTTTTAACAGAATTTAGTTTAACCCATGTAAGAAAAAACTTGGGGATGGTGCTTTCGGGCGGGGAGAGGAGGCGGACAGAAATTGCCCGGGCATTGGCTGCCAATCCAAGTTTTATTCTTTTGGATGAACCCTTTGCAGGAGTAGATCCCATAGCGGTGGAGGAAATTCAATCTCTCGTTGCTAAATTACGAAAAAAAAATATAGGTATACTCATAACTGACCATAATGTAAATGAAACTCTTTCTATAACGGATAGAGCATATCTTATGTTTGAAGGAAAATTATTAAAACAGGGAACAGCAGAAGAACTTGCCGCGGATGAACAGGTAAAAAAATTATACTTAGGAACACATTTTGAACTCAAAAGAAAAATTTTTCTATAA
- a CDS encoding DUF1460 domain-containing protein, which produces MKTSAYIVLLSLFCIFNTWGQTNEFIFYKTIQGASETRIEQNLIFFGKKFIGKPYIKKPLDSQTLPFEKKFQEVLVVNLKRFDCISFIEQSIAFAFTQEDAPRSFSKFKTNLQTIRYRNGVIEYSQRLHYFTDWVFEMEKKGLGKDITQEIGGEPYQNPVSMMTQKKELYQPMLQDTVYYNAIEKIETYINKRKHYYIPKQNIALCEKRMKTGDVIGITSFPNAGIDVLHTGFIIFQNERAYMLHASSELNKVMITDIPLETYLEEHKKFSGIIIMRVLSPKKNIRNGIGKDFKN; this is translated from the coding sequence ATGAAAACTTCTGCTTATATCGTTCTATTATCCCTCTTTTGTATTTTTAATACTTGGGGGCAAACGAATGAATTTATTTTTTATAAAACCATACAAGGAGCATCGGAAACCCGTATAGAGCAAAACCTTATTTTTTTTGGAAAGAAATTTATAGGGAAGCCTTATATAAAAAAACCTTTGGACAGCCAAACACTTCCTTTTGAAAAAAAATTCCAAGAGGTTTTAGTAGTGAATTTGAAAAGATTTGATTGTATAAGTTTTATAGAACAAAGTATTGCCTTTGCTTTTACACAAGAAGATGCTCCCCGTTCTTTTTCAAAATTTAAAACCAACCTGCAAACCATTCGCTATAGAAATGGAGTAATAGAGTATTCTCAACGATTGCATTATTTTACCGACTGGGTATTTGAAATGGAAAAAAAAGGGTTAGGGAAAGATATAACCCAAGAAATAGGGGGGGAACCATATCAGAACCCTGTTTCTATGATGACTCAAAAAAAAGAACTCTACCAACCAATGCTGCAAGATACTGTCTATTACAATGCTATTGAAAAAATAGAAACATATATCAATAAGAGAAAACATTATTACATTCCCAAACAAAATATAGCATTGTGTGAAAAAAGGATGAAAACAGGAGATGTAATAGGAATAACCTCATTCCCCAATGCAGGTATTGACGTGCTTCATACAGGATTTATTATTTTTCAAAATGAAAGAGCGTATATGCTTCACGCATCATCGGAACTTAATAAAGTAATGATAACCGATATCCCTTTGGAAACATATTTAGAAGAGCATAAGAAATTTTCAGGGATTATAATTATGAGAGTGCTTTCCCCCAAAAAAAACATAAGAAATGGTATTGGGAAAGATTTTAAAAATTGA